From the Maioricimonas rarisocia genome, one window contains:
- a CDS encoding sulfatase family protein, which produces MRRLLLLPAIALITTLTLIAPTHAADQPNFLVFVGDDMTWTDAGCFGNSEVRTPHIDQLAREGMRLTACFTPAPMCSPTRQALYTGLFPVRNGAHPNHSRIHEGLRTMPHYLGDLGYRVALTGKRHFGPNESYPFEFLGKNKNPDFDAIGKFVRDAGSAPWCLMVCSNQPHTPWNRGDAEAYPPQSLTLPPYMVDTPATRKGLSQYYAEITYMDGELGRCLDILDESGQRDRTCVVFLSEQGSSFPHCKWTLYDTGIKAAGVVVWPGVVEPGTTSDALISYVDLLPTMIEAAGSTPSDEFDGRSFLKVLDGSQQQHRETIFAVQTTRGIIKGSEAYGIRCVRDGRYKYILNLNAENEFSNTVSQDGNIFASWKRKARNDPEAAELVESYVRRPEVEFYDLESDPFELNNLAADPTPAQKDRMAELRSRLNAWMAQQGDDGAATEMQALERMSPRSADGYRRWRAQQRRSGADSAD; this is translated from the coding sequence ATGCGCCGCCTGTTGCTCCTGCCTGCCATCGCTCTCATCACAACGCTGACACTCATCGCTCCCACACATGCCGCCGACCAACCGAACTTCCTCGTCTTTGTCGGCGACGACATGACGTGGACGGACGCCGGCTGCTTTGGCAACAGCGAGGTCCGGACGCCTCATATCGACCAGCTGGCCCGCGAGGGAATGCGGCTGACGGCCTGCTTTACGCCCGCTCCGATGTGCTCCCCCACGCGGCAGGCGCTCTATACCGGACTGTTTCCTGTGCGGAACGGCGCTCATCCGAACCACAGCCGGATCCACGAGGGACTCCGCACGATGCCACACTACCTGGGGGACCTCGGCTACCGAGTGGCTCTGACCGGCAAGCGCCACTTCGGCCCCAACGAAAGCTATCCGTTCGAGTTTCTCGGCAAGAACAAGAACCCCGACTTCGACGCGATCGGGAAGTTCGTCCGCGATGCCGGCAGCGCCCCCTGGTGTCTGATGGTCTGCTCTAACCAGCCGCACACGCCCTGGAACCGCGGTGACGCGGAAGCCTATCCGCCGCAGTCCCTGACGCTGCCTCCCTACATGGTCGACACGCCGGCAACCCGCAAAGGGCTCTCGCAGTATTACGCCGAGATCACCTACATGGACGGCGAACTGGGGCGGTGCCTGGACATCCTGGACGAGTCCGGCCAGCGGGACCGGACCTGCGTGGTGTTTCTCAGCGAGCAGGGATCGAGTTTTCCCCACTGCAAATGGACCCTGTACGACACCGGAATCAAGGCGGCCGGCGTCGTCGTCTGGCCCGGCGTCGTGGAGCCGGGCACGACCAGCGACGCGCTCATCTCGTACGTCGATCTGCTTCCGACGATGATCGAGGCGGCAGGGAGCACGCCGTCAGACGAGTTCGATGGCCGCAGCTTCCTGAAGGTGCTCGACGGATCACAGCAGCAACATCGCGAGACGATCTTCGCGGTGCAGACGACCCGCGGGATCATCAAGGGGTCGGAGGCGTACGGCATCCGTTGCGTGCGGGACGGACGTTACAAGTACATCCTCAATCTCAACGCGGAGAACGAGTTCTCCAATACCGTTTCGCAGGACGGCAACATCTTCGCCAGCTGGAAGCGGAAAGCCCGGAATGACCCGGAAGCCGCTGAACTGGTCGAGAGCTACGTCCGGCGACCTGAGGTCGAATTCTACGACCTCGAGAGCGACCCGTTCGAACTGAACAACCTGGCTGCCGATCCGACACCCGCCCAGAAAGATCGCATGGCCGAACTGCGATCGCGGCTCAACGCCTGGATGGCGCAGCAGGGGGACGACGGAGCGGCAACCGAGATGCAGGCCCTCGAGCGGATGAGTCCGCGGAGCGCGGACGGATATCGCCGCTGGCGAGCGCAGCAGCGGCGATCCGGAGCCGACTCCGCAGATTGA
- a CDS encoding DUF1559 domain-containing protein gives MSTRHHRRGFALIEILVVIAISTLLFAMILPAVQHTREAARRSHCRNNLRQIAFALHRYHDSFNVFPPGGLRGWDGRQEHGNAFSWGALVLPQLGYAERYARFDFRAGVFEAPNARNLTPGIATFRCPSDQRAVALRRNPGELYEVDAACTSYFGSSGSFHSWGDPNPNHANGILPRDDSRPVSLTSVVDGASCTIAVGEVSGQLSHASSLFGHQHGFFAAPGPDVMTEENQSLRNGEWQLNGVHPTARESGFSSPHPGGAYFAFLDGSVRFVSDRIEHTPSLVEREAAQGRGCRWADGQCHDQTTRGGSWRDKPLLAVRMGLYQRLFARNDVLPVDGF, from the coding sequence ATGTCCACGCGACATCATCGGCGGGGCTTTGCCCTGATCGAGATTCTTGTCGTCATTGCCATCAGCACTCTGCTGTTCGCGATGATTCTGCCCGCGGTCCAGCATACTCGCGAGGCAGCCCGGCGCTCGCATTGCCGAAACAACCTCCGGCAGATTGCCTTTGCTCTGCATCGTTATCACGACAGCTTCAACGTGTTCCCACCGGGGGGACTGCGTGGCTGGGATGGTCGGCAGGAGCACGGCAACGCGTTCTCCTGGGGAGCCCTCGTGCTGCCGCAGCTTGGCTATGCGGAACGCTACGCACGATTCGACTTCCGTGCCGGCGTCTTCGAAGCACCCAATGCACGGAACCTGACACCCGGCATCGCCACGTTCCGCTGCCCGTCGGACCAGCGTGCCGTCGCCCTCCGCCGAAATCCTGGCGAGCTGTACGAAGTCGACGCCGCGTGCACGAGCTACTTCGGCAGCAGCGGTTCGTTTCATAGCTGGGGAGACCCGAACCCGAACCACGCGAATGGGATTCTGCCGCGCGATGACAGTCGCCCGGTCAGTCTCACGTCGGTCGTTGACGGGGCCTCCTGCACGATCGCGGTCGGCGAAGTGAGTGGACAGCTCAGTCATGCCAGTTCGTTGTTCGGGCATCAGCACGGGTTCTTCGCTGCTCCCGGTCCCGACGTGATGACTGAAGAGAATCAGAGTCTGCGGAACGGGGAATGGCAGCTCAACGGCGTCCATCCGACGGCGCGGGAGAGCGGGTTCTCCAGCCCGCACCCTGGAGGCGCGTACTTCGCATTTCTCGACGGAAGCGTCCGGTTCGTATCGGATCGCATCGAACATACCCCCTCCCTCGTGGAACGCGAGGCTGCCCAGGGACGCGGCTGCCGGTGGGCGGATGGGCAGTGTCATGATCAGACGACGCGCGGCGGCAGCTGGCGTGACAAGCCACTGCTGGCCGTCCGGATGGGGCTGTACCAAAGGTTGTTCGCCCGGAACGACGTGTTACCGGTCGATGGATTTTAA
- a CDS encoding DUF1559 domain-containing protein, which yields MKKGRRGFTLIELLVVIAIIAILIALLLPAVQQAREAARRSQCKNNLKQIGIALHNYHDTHSVFPPGQIRGRTGGIEYGNAASWGAMILPYMDQGPLYNQLDFNRGLFEDPNKTVIRGLSAIPFTICPSDSDRPGTRAVHGSTTPNYMSSMPGTSYFGNAGAFNNWSDSTNPRLSGGFFTTDPALPSDMSRLKDGSSNTIAVGEASARIWSGGSWLGLQQNTQTTSAPGSDTACCQDWFNNFAMYPITNKFVSGMERASLRYGSDHDGGAQFLFADGSVRFISENINHILDQTGNTTYNAAQGAGCLWSNDPLGCADGAGAFRDKARLDALMGIWQRLNHKGDGLVVGEF from the coding sequence ATGAAGAAGGGTCGTCGAGGGTTCACCCTCATCGAGTTACTCGTCGTTATTGCCATTATCGCAATTCTGATTGCATTGCTGTTGCCGGCCGTCCAGCAGGCACGCGAAGCGGCCCGACGCAGCCAGTGCAAGAACAACCTCAAGCAGATCGGCATCGCACTTCACAACTACCACGATACGCACAGTGTGTTTCCGCCAGGCCAGATTCGTGGCAGGACGGGGGGCATCGAGTACGGCAATGCTGCCAGCTGGGGGGCGATGATTCTGCCATACATGGATCAAGGCCCGCTGTACAACCAGCTCGATTTCAATCGTGGCCTTTTCGAAGACCCCAACAAGACAGTGATCCGGGGACTTTCGGCAATTCCCTTCACGATCTGTCCCAGCGATTCGGATCGACCGGGGACCCGGGCCGTTCACGGTTCGACCACGCCCAACTACATGTCGTCGATGCCGGGGACCAGCTACTTCGGCAATGCCGGCGCGTTCAACAACTGGAGCGACAGTACGAATCCGCGTCTCTCGGGCGGGTTCTTCACGACCGACCCGGCTCTCCCTTCGGATATGTCGCGGCTCAAGGACGGATCGTCGAACACGATCGCGGTTGGCGAGGCATCGGCCCGCATCTGGTCGGGGGGCTCGTGGCTGGGGCTTCAGCAGAACACGCAGACGACCAGCGCACCCGGCAGCGACACCGCCTGCTGTCAGGACTGGTTCAACAACTTCGCCATGTACCCGATCACGAACAAGTTCGTCTCCGGGATGGAACGGGCCAGCCTGCGGTACGGCAGTGACCACGACGGTGGGGCTCAGTTCCTCTTCGCTGACGGATCCGTGCGATTCATCTCCGAGAACATCAACCACATCCTCGATCAGACGGGGAATACGACTTACAACGCTGCCCAGGGCGCCGGTTGCCTGTGGTCGAACGACCCGCTCGGCTGTGCCGATGGTGCAGGGGCCTTCCGCGACAAGGCGCGACTGGATGCCCTCATGGGCATCTGGCAGAGGCTGAACCACAAGGGAGACGGCCTGGTCGTTGGTGAGTTCTGA
- a CDS encoding DUF1559 domain-containing protein, whose product MFSPLRRRRGFTLIELLVVIAIIAILIALLLPAVQQAREAARRSQCKNNLKQIGIALHNYHDTHSVFPPGQIRGRQTGPTVEYGNAASWGAMILPFMDQAPLYNQLDFNRGIFEDPNKTVIRGLSAIPFTICPSDSDRPGTRGVHGSSTPNYMSSMPNTSYFGNAGAFNNWSDSTNPRLSGGFFTTDPALPSDISRIKDGSSNTIAVGEASARIWTGGSWLGLQHNTQTTSAPGSDTACCQNWFNNFAMYPITNRYVAGMERASLRYGSDHDGGAQFLFGDGSVRFISENINHILDQTGNGSYTAAQGAGCLWSNNPLGCADGAGAFRDKSRLDGLMGIWQRLNHKGDGLVVSEF is encoded by the coding sequence ATGTTCAGTCCGCTTCGACGCCGCAGAGGCTTCACGCTGATCGAGTTGCTGGTTGTGATCGCGATTATTGCGATCCTCATCGCGTTGCTCCTGCCCGCGGTGCAACAGGCGCGCGAGGCCGCCCGCCGCAGCCAGTGCAAAAACAACCTCAAGCAGATTGGCATCGCACTCCACAACTATCACGACACGCACAGTGTCTTTCCGCCGGGCCAGATTCGGGGACGGCAGACCGGCCCGACTGTCGAGTACGGCAACGCGGCCAGCTGGGGCGCAATGATCCTCCCTTTTATGGATCAGGCACCGCTGTACAACCAGCTCGACTTCAATCGGGGCATCTTCGAAGACCCCAACAAGACGGTGATTCGCGGACTCTCGGCGATTCCCTTCACGATCTGCCCCAGCGACTCTGACCGCCCCGGCACCCGGGGCGTCCACGGTTCCTCGACGCCGAACTACATGTCGTCGATGCCGAACACCAGCTACTTCGGCAATGCCGGCGCGTTCAACAACTGGAGCGACAGCACCAATCCGCGTCTGTCCGGCGGGTTCTTCACGACCGACCCGGCACTTCCCTCGGACATCTCCCGGATCAAGGACGGTTCGTCGAACACGATTGCCGTGGGGGAAGCCTCCGCCCGCATCTGGACGGGTGGTTCGTGGCTCGGTCTGCAGCACAACACGCAGACGACCAGTGCTCCGGGCAGCGATACCGCCTGCTGCCAGAACTGGTTCAACAACTTTGCCATGTACCCGATCACCAACAGGTACGTGGCGGGGATGGAACGGGCCAGCCTGCGGTACGGGAGCGATCATGACGGTGGCGCGCAGTTCCTGTTCGGGGACGGTTCGGTCCGGTTCATTTCCGAGAACATCAACCACATTCTCGATCAGACCGGTAACGGCAGCTACACCGCCGCGCAGGGGGCCGGCTGCCTGTGGTCCAACAATCCGCTCGGATGTGCTGACGGGGCGGGCGCGTTTCGTGACAAATCCCGTCTGGATGGCCTGATGGGCATCTGGCAGCGGCTGAATCACAAGGGTGACGGCCTGGTGGTCAGCGAGTTCTAA
- a CDS encoding DUF1559 domain-containing protein, translated as MKRPRRCREGFTLIELLVVIAIIAILIALLLPAVQQAREAARRSQCKNNLKQIGIALHNYHDTHSVFPPAQIRGRSGGVEYGNGASWGAMILPYMDQAALYNQIDFNRGIYEDPNKTVIRNVSGIPFTICPSDSDRPSTRSIHGSTTANYMSSIPGTSYFGSAGPFNNWSDSTNPRLSGGFFTTDPALPSDLSRFRDGSSNTIAVGEASARIWTGGSWLGVQHNTQTTSAPGSDTACCQDWFINFAIWPITNRYRAGMHHANIRFGSDHDGGAQFLFGDGSVRFISENINHVLDQSGASTYYIASEGAGCIWTNAAGGCADGSTGAFRDKTALDALMGVWQRLNHKADGLVVSDF; from the coding sequence ATGAAGAGACCACGTCGATGTCGCGAAGGCTTCACTCTGATCGAACTGCTGGTCGTGATCGCTATCATCGCGATCCTGATTGCGTTGCTCCTGCCCGCCGTGCAGCAGGCCCGCGAGGCCGCCCGCCGCAGCCAGTGCAAGAACAACCTCAAGCAGATCGGCATCGCGCTGCACAACTACCACGACACGCACAGCGTGTTTCCGCCCGCTCAGATCCGTGGGCGGTCGGGAGGCGTTGAATATGGCAACGGTGCGAGCTGGGGCGCGATGATTTTGCCCTACATGGACCAGGCGGCCCTGTACAACCAGATTGACTTCAACCGGGGCATCTACGAGGACCCCAACAAGACGGTCATCCGGAACGTCTCCGGCATCCCCTTCACGATCTGTCCGAGCGATTCGGATCGTCCCTCGACCCGGAGTATCCACGGCTCCACGACGGCGAACTACATGTCGTCGATCCCCGGGACGAGCTACTTCGGCAGTGCCGGCCCGTTCAACAACTGGAGCGACAGCACGAACCCGCGTCTCTCGGGCGGGTTCTTCACCACCGACCCGGCTCTCCCGTCGGACCTCTCGCGATTCAGGGATGGCTCGTCGAATACGATCGCCGTCGGCGAGGCGAGCGCCCGCATCTGGACCGGCGGCTCGTGGCTGGGCGTGCAGCACAACACGCAGACCACCAGTGCCCCCGGCAGCGACACCGCCTGCTGTCAGGACTGGTTTATCAATTTCGCCATCTGGCCGATCACTAACCGGTACCGCGCCGGCATGCACCACGCGAACATCCGCTTTGGCAGTGACCATGACGGCGGGGCGCAATTCCTGTTCGGCGACGGTTCGGTCCGGTTCATCTCCGAGAACATCAACCACGTCCTCGACCAGAGCGGTGCGAGCACCTACTACATCGCATCCGAAGGAGCCGGCTGCATCTGGACGAACGCGGCCGGAGGCTGTGCCGATGGATCGACGGGGGCATTCCGCGACAAGACCGCTCTGGACGCACTGATGGGCGTCTGGCAGCGGCTCAACCACAAGGCGGATGGGCTGGTCGTCAGCGACTTCTAG
- a CDS encoding phosphatidylglycerophosphatase A family protein, whose protein sequence is MPIWPDAPLLALATGFGAGYSRIAPGTVGSLWGLPLVWVLQQTCPNKVVYGLVTLVLVLIGVPICARACEHFGRHDPGSVVYDEIIAVALTFMFTDLTVVTGTIGFLLFRLFDIWKPWPIRAFERLPHGWGIMTDDLLAGIYAAIGLWISALLMA, encoded by the coding sequence ATGCCGATCTGGCCCGACGCCCCCCTGCTCGCACTCGCAACAGGGTTCGGTGCCGGGTACTCCCGGATCGCCCCGGGAACAGTCGGCAGCCTGTGGGGGCTTCCGCTGGTCTGGGTGCTGCAACAGACGTGTCCCAACAAGGTCGTTTACGGCCTTGTTACGCTGGTTCTGGTGCTGATCGGCGTTCCGATCTGCGCCCGGGCCTGCGAGCATTTCGGCCGACACGACCCCGGCAGCGTGGTCTACGACGAGATCATCGCCGTCGCGCTCACATTCATGTTCACCGATCTGACAGTCGTGACCGGCACAATCGGCTTTCTTCTATTTCGGCTGTTCGACATCTGGAAGCCATGGCCAATTCGGGCATTTGAGCGTCTCCCGCATGGCTGGGGCATCATGACCGATGACCTGCTCGCCGGAATCTACGCTGCCATCGGACTTTGGATCAGCGCTCTGTTGATGGCGTAG
- a CDS encoding NADPH-dependent assimilatory sulfite reductase hemoprotein subunit produces the protein MSEPVKLSKVEGIKEASRQLRGTIADELGNGEDHFSGDAIQLLKHHGTYQQDDRDQRGGGSREYIFMVRTRVPGGKVTAEQFLAEFDLCEKYGNGTLRVTDRQGFQLHGVLKSNLQETIRGINEIKLSTYAACGDVERNVMCCPAPFKNNHVRQQMQDMADAIAEHLKPRSQAYYEIWVRNGEESHKVHEEGVEEEPIYGKTYLPRKFKTGIALPEDNCIDVYTQDLGLLAVVENDEIIGYNVLVGGGMGMTPAKKDTFPALAKRMAFVTPDQVIDVAEAVVKVQRDFGNRADRKYARMKYLIANWGLEKFKAKVEEYYGQSLPEPHPADVTDVDDHLGWHEQGDGKLFLGVNIDNGRIQDEGDFRAKTGIRAILRKYGMDTRLTALQSIIFCDIDPADKADIESILTDHGIALAETLTPTHRYAISCPALPTCGLAVTDSERVMPSLLSGIEAELARHGLSSERVSVHMTGCPNGCARPYTPDVGIVGKARGKYTLYLGGNAEGTRLAFLYDDLVPLDEIPQRLSPVFGLFKAERQEGESFGDFCDRKGKEALTEAVAATAS, from the coding sequence ATGTCAGAACCCGTTAAGTTGAGCAAGGTTGAGGGAATCAAGGAGGCGAGCCGCCAGCTCCGCGGCACGATTGCGGACGAACTGGGCAACGGTGAGGATCACTTCTCCGGCGACGCGATTCAGCTCCTCAAGCACCACGGTACCTACCAGCAGGACGACCGCGATCAGCGGGGTGGGGGAAGCCGCGAGTACATTTTCATGGTTCGCACCCGGGTCCCGGGCGGCAAAGTGACTGCCGAGCAGTTCCTCGCCGAGTTCGATCTGTGTGAAAAATACGGGAACGGCACCCTCCGCGTCACCGACCGGCAGGGCTTCCAGCTGCACGGCGTCCTCAAATCGAACCTGCAGGAGACGATCCGCGGCATCAACGAGATCAAGCTCTCGACCTACGCCGCCTGCGGCGACGTCGAACGCAACGTCATGTGCTGCCCGGCTCCGTTCAAGAACAACCATGTCCGCCAGCAGATGCAGGACATGGCCGACGCCATCGCCGAGCACCTCAAGCCGCGCTCCCAGGCCTATTACGAGATCTGGGTCAGAAACGGCGAAGAGAGCCACAAGGTCCACGAGGAGGGAGTCGAGGAAGAGCCGATCTACGGCAAGACCTACCTCCCCCGGAAGTTCAAGACCGGCATCGCTCTTCCCGAGGACAACTGCATCGACGTCTACACACAGGACCTGGGCCTGCTGGCAGTCGTCGAGAACGACGAAATCATCGGCTACAACGTGCTCGTCGGCGGCGGCATGGGAATGACCCCCGCCAAGAAGGACACCTTTCCGGCACTTGCGAAGCGGATGGCTTTCGTGACGCCCGATCAGGTGATCGACGTTGCCGAGGCGGTCGTCAAGGTGCAGCGGGACTTCGGCAACCGGGCCGATCGCAAGTACGCCCGCATGAAGTACCTGATCGCCAACTGGGGCCTCGAGAAGTTCAAGGCGAAGGTCGAAGAGTACTACGGACAGTCCCTTCCCGAGCCGCATCCGGCTGATGTCACCGACGTGGACGACCATCTCGGTTGGCACGAGCAGGGGGACGGCAAGCTGTTCCTCGGCGTGAACATCGACAACGGCCGCATCCAGGACGAGGGAGACTTCCGGGCCAAGACCGGCATTCGCGCCATCCTGCGGAAGTACGGGATGGACACCCGCCTGACTGCACTGCAGAGCATCATCTTCTGCGATATCGATCCGGCCGATAAAGCCGATATCGAGTCGATCCTGACCGATCACGGCATCGCACTGGCGGAGACGCTCACCCCCACGCATCGCTACGCGATCTCGTGCCCGGCTCTGCCGACCTGCGGCCTGGCGGTGACCGACTCCGAGCGCGTCATGCCATCGCTGCTTTCCGGTATCGAAGCAGAACTGGCCCGGCATGGTCTGTCGAGTGAACGCGTGAGCGTCCACATGACCGGCTGCCCCAACGGCTGTGCCCGTCCCTACACACCGGACGTCGGCATCGTCGGCAAGGCGCGCGGCAAGTACACGCTGTACCTGGGTGGCAACGCCGAGGGAACCCGGCTGGCCTTCCTCTACGACGATCTCGTCCCGCTCGATGAGATTCCGCAGCGGCTTTCGCCTGTCTTCGGCCTGTTCAAGGCGGAGCGGCAGGAAGGGGAATCGTTCGGCGATTTCTGCGACCGTAAGGGGAAAGAGGCGCTGACTGAGGCCGTTGCGGCAACGGCCAGCTGA
- the asnS gene encoding asparagine--tRNA ligase has translation MAADRPRIATLLADAPVGSAVDVSGWVRTRRDSKNGFSFVELNDGSCMSNLQVVVDASVPGYEETIREVHTGASVRVTGELKESPGAKQRVEMHAATLELIGGADSETYPLQKKRHSFEFLREIAHLRPRTNTFGAIARVRNALCWSIHNFFQQRGFLYVHTPIITTSDCEGAGEMFTVTTLLGHDGEAGSAEKGSQDDPDFEHDFFGKRAALTVSGQLEAEIYATSLGPCYTFGPTFRAENSNTTRHLAEFWMVEPEMPFCELTDNMQLAEDFIKTTIGDVLERCREDMEFFNLRIDKTILATLDHILQNEFRRVSYTEAVEVLTSVDREWDYPVEWGHNLQAEHERYLTEEHFRQPIIVYDYPRSIKPFYMYCNEDGKTVRAMDVLVPGVGEIIGGSQREDRLDVLETRMAECDLDPEEYWWYLDLRRFGSVPHSGFGLGLERMLLLLTGMQNIRDVIPFPRTPRSADF, from the coding sequence ATGGCTGCGGATCGTCCTCGAATTGCCACTCTGCTCGCTGACGCCCCCGTCGGCTCGGCCGTGGATGTGTCCGGCTGGGTCCGGACGCGCCGGGACTCGAAGAACGGCTTCTCCTTCGTAGAGCTCAACGACGGTTCCTGCATGAGCAATCTGCAGGTCGTCGTCGACGCCTCCGTACCGGGATACGAAGAGACGATCCGCGAGGTGCATACCGGGGCGAGTGTACGCGTCACCGGGGAGCTCAAGGAGTCGCCGGGAGCCAAGCAGCGCGTCGAGATGCACGCCGCGACGCTCGAACTGATCGGCGGTGCTGACTCCGAGACGTACCCGCTGCAGAAGAAGCGGCATTCGTTCGAGTTTCTGCGGGAGATTGCGCATCTGCGGCCGCGGACCAACACGTTTGGCGCCATCGCCCGCGTTCGCAACGCCCTCTGCTGGTCGATTCACAACTTTTTCCAGCAGCGCGGTTTTCTCTATGTGCACACGCCCATCATCACGACCAGCGACTGCGAAGGGGCGGGTGAGATGTTCACCGTCACCACTCTGCTCGGTCATGACGGCGAGGCGGGCTCGGCAGAGAAGGGGAGCCAGGACGATCCGGACTTCGAACATGACTTCTTCGGCAAGCGGGCCGCGCTGACGGTCTCCGGTCAGCTTGAAGCCGAGATCTACGCGACCTCGCTCGGACCCTGTTACACATTCGGCCCGACATTTCGTGCGGAGAACTCCAACACGACCCGGCACCTGGCCGAGTTCTGGATGGTTGAGCCGGAGATGCCCTTCTGCGAGCTGACCGACAACATGCAGCTTGCCGAGGACTTCATCAAGACGACCATCGGCGATGTGCTCGAGCGGTGCCGCGAAGACATGGAGTTCTTCAACCTGCGGATCGACAAGACGATCCTCGCGACGCTCGACCACATCCTGCAGAACGAGTTCCGCCGCGTCAGCTATACGGAAGCGGTCGAAGTGCTGACGTCGGTCGATCGCGAGTGGGACTATCCGGTCGAGTGGGGCCACAACCTGCAGGCCGAGCACGAGCGGTACCTGACCGAGGAGCATTTCAGACAGCCGATCATCGTCTACGATTATCCGCGCTCGATCAAACCGTTCTACATGTACTGCAACGAGGACGGGAAGACCGTGCGGGCAATGGATGTGCTCGTGCCGGGCGTCGGAGAGATCATCGGCGGCAGTCAGCGTGAGGATCGGCTCGACGTGCTCGAGACGCGGATGGCCGAGTGCGATCTCGACCCTGAGGAGTACTGGTGGTATCTCGATCTGCGGCGATTCGGAAGCGTGCCGCACTCCGGCTTCGGCCTGGGGCTGGAGCGGATGCTGCTGTTGCTGACCGGCATGCAGAACATTCGCGACGTGATCCCCTTCCCACGGACGCCGCGCAGCGCCGATTTCTGA
- a CDS encoding DUF1328 domain-containing protein codes for MLSWAITFLIIALIAALLGFGGVAGTAAWIAKILFVVFLVLFVVSLIAGRSSRRSV; via the coding sequence ATGTTGTCCTGGGCAATCACGTTTCTGATTATCGCGCTTATTGCCGCTCTGCTGGGCTTTGGTGGAGTGGCCGGTACGGCGGCCTGGATCGCGAAGATTCTCTTCGTCGTCTTCCTCGTGCTGTTCGTCGTTTCCCTCATCGCCGGCCGCAGCTCCCGCAGATCCGTTTGA